The proteins below are encoded in one region of Juglans microcarpa x Juglans regia isolate MS1-56 chromosome 4D, Jm3101_v1.0, whole genome shotgun sequence:
- the LOC121259565 gene encoding uncharacterized protein LOC121259565 isoform X2: protein MVETRRSSSSSKRALSSPPPTTAKRSKVSEASSSTNDARSAPSVENLGPVKESGSETEDPELQSPDLLNTGSPKPADACDADKCAGFVVEGEALVSSLSLGGAAMDADKSKAAGTALRSKKRPTKLTKSSSKAAWGKLLSQCSQNPHLSLCGTTFTVGQGPQCDLCIDDESISAKLCRFKYIEREGSSVTLLEITGGKGLVQVNGKTYRKNSSVILSGGDELVFGTFGKHAYIFQQLTSDNLAAPVSILEAHSAPIKGIHIEARSGDPSAVAGASILASLSNLPKELTLLQEPAKTGEDVEQNTEISTLPSGCGGSDDHTPDIDLKDIANDNDLAGISSREKTVVPSPDAVNENPNLANLGLDPFLVSDVGKVPAANYELRPLLRMLAGASSDFGLSSSISKRLDEQREMREILKDFDPPSNLISRRQAYKDRLQLGIFSSDNIEVSFDSFPYYLSDTTKDVLIASTHVHLKCNKFVKYSSDLPTVSPRILLSGPAGSEIYQETLVKALAKHFGARLLVVDSLMLPGGPPPKDSDSVKEALRPDRASIFVKRAAQAAGFQYKKPASSVDADITGGSTLSSQAMPKQEASTASSKSTTLKAGDRVKFVGTIPSGVPPLPNCPLRGPTAGCRGKVVLAFEENGNSKIGVRFDKSIPDGNNLGGLCEDDHGFFCSANSLQRLDGFGGDDIDKLAINELFEVTSKESKVGPLILFVKDIEKAMVGSSDSYTVLKSKLENLPENVVIIGSHTQMDSRKEKCHPGGLLFTKFGSNQTALLDLAFPDNFGRLHDRSKEIPKAMKQLARLFPNKVMVQLPQDETLLSDWKQQLECDIETLKAQSNIVSIHSVLNRIGLDCPELETLFIKDQALTTESVEKIIGWALSNHFMHHTEASVKDAKLVISAESIKYGLNILQSIQNESKNLKKSLKDVVTENEFEKKLLADVIPPSDIGVTFDNIGALENVKDTLKELVMLPLQRPELFCRGQLTKPCKGILLFGPPGTGKTMLAKAVATEAGANFINISMSSITSKWFGEGEKYVKAVFSLASKIAPSVVFVDEVDSMLGRRENPGEHEAMRKMKNEFMVNWDGLRTKDKERVLVLAATNRPFDLDEAVIRRLPRRLMVNLPDAPNREKIVRVILAKEELSPDVDLEAIANMTDGYSGSDLKNLCVTAAHCPIREILEKEKKEKNAALAENRPLPALHSSADVRSLKMEDFKYAHEQVCASVSSESTNMNELLQWNDLYGEGGSRKKRSLSYFM from the exons ATGGTTGAAACCAGACGCAGCTCCTCCTCTTCCAAACGTGCCCTCTCCTCCCCTCCTCCCACCACCGCCAAACGATCCAAG GTATCCGAGGCGTCCTCGTCAACCAATGATGCTCGGAGCGCTCCGTCGGTGGAGAATTTAGGTCCAGTTAAGGAATCCGGGTCTGAAACTGAAGACCCGGAGCTGCAATCCCCTGATCTGCTGAACACCGGTTCGCCAAAGCCCGCTGATGCCTGCGATGCGGATAAATGTGCTGGTTTCGTTGTCGAAGGCGAGGCCTTGGTGTCGTCGCTGTCTTTGG GTGGAGCTGCCATGGATGCTGATAAATCAAAGGCGGCCGGCACTGCACTACGTTCGAAGAAGCGTCCTACAAAGCTGACCAAATCGAGTTCTAAAGCCGCTTGGGGAAAGCTTCTTTCCCAGTGCTCTCAG AACCCTCACCTGTCATTATGTGGTACTACCTTCACAGTTGGTCAAGGTCCTCAATGCGATTTGTGTATTGATGATGAATCCATTAGTGCTAAATTGTGTAGATTCAAGTACATAGAG CGTGAAGGGTCATCTGTTACATTACTGGAAATCACTGGGGGAAAAGGTCTCGTGCAAGTAAATGGCAAGACCTATAGAAAGAATTCTAGTGTAATTCTAAGCGGAGGTGATGAGTTGGTCTTCGGTACTTTTGGGAAGCATGCATAT ATTTTTCAGCAGCTCACCAGCGATAATTTAGCTGCTCCTGTAAGTATATTAGAAGCACATAGTGCTCCAATAAAGGGGATTCATATCGAGGCAAGATCTGGGGACCCCTCAGCTGTTGCTGGAGCATCAATTTTAGCTTCTTTGTCTAATTTGCCAAAGGAGCTAACCTTACTTCAGGAACCTGCTAAGACTGGTGAGGATGTGGAACAGAATACTGAGATATCCACGCTACCTTCTGGATGTGGAGGGTCAGATGATCATACTCCAGACATTGACTTGAAGGATATTGCTAATGATAATGATCTTGCCGGTATTTCTTCAAGAGAGAAAACTGTTGTTCCATCACCTGATGCTGTCAATGAGAACCCTAATCTTGCTAATCTTGGATTGGATCCTTTTTTGGTCTCTGATGTTGGAAAAGTCCCTGCAGCAAACTATGAATTAAGGCCACTATTGCGGATGCTTGCTGGTGCATCTTCAGATTTTGGTTTAAGCAGCAGCATCTCTAAAAGACTTGATGAGCAgagggaaatgagagaaatcCTTAAGGATTTTGATCCTCCATCAAATTTGATAAGTAGGAGGCAAGCATATAAGGATAGATTACAACTAGGAATTTTCAGTTCTGACAATATTGAAGTCTCATTTGACAGTTTTCCATATTACTTGAG TGACACTACCAAGGATGTTTTGATTGCTTCAACGCATGTTCATTTGAAGTGTAATAAATTTGTGAAGTATTCCTCAGACCTACCTACTGTGTCCCCACGTATATTACTCTCTGGTCCTGCAG GTTCAGAGATATATCAGGAGACTTTGGTAAAGGCGCTTGCCAAACATTTTGGCGCTAGACTGCTAGTTGTTGATTCTCTTATGTTGCCTGGT GGACCACCACCAAAAGATTCTGATTCTGTGAAAGAAGCTTTGAGGCCTGACCGAGCATCAATTTTTGTTAAACGAGCTGCGCAGGCTGCTGGGTTTCAGTATAAGAAACCAGCTTCTAGCGTTGATGCTGATATTACAGGTGGATCCACATTAAGTTCTCAGGCTATGCCGAAGCAGGAGGCATCCACTGCATCATCAAAAAGCACTACACTCAAAGCAG GTGATAGAGTAAAATTTGTCGGTACAATACCTTCTGGAGTTCCTCCACTGCCTAATTGTCCGCTAAG GGGACCAACAGCTGGTTGTCGTGGCAAAGTTGTTCttgcttttgaagaaaatggTAATTCAAAAATTGGGGTTAGATTTGATAAATCAATTCCAGATGGCAACAATCTCGGTGGCCTTTGTGAAGATGACCATGGTTTCTTTTGTTCGG CCAATAGTTTACAACGCTTAGATGGTTTTGGAGGTGATGATATTGACAAGCTTGCTATTAATGAGCTCTTTGAG GTCACTTCTAAAGAAAGTAAAGTTGGTCCATTAATATTGTTCGTCAAAGACATAGAAAAGGCTATGGTGGGTAGCTCGGATTCATATACGGTCTTAAAGAGTAAGCTCGAAAATTTACCAGAGAATGTTGTTATAATTGGCTCCCATACCCAGATGGACAGTCGTAAGGAGAAG TGCCATCCTGGTGGGCTTCTGTTCACTAAGTTTGGAAGCAACCAGACAGCTTTGCTTGATCTTGCTTTTCCG GATAATTTTGGTAGATTGCATGATAGGAGTAAAGAAATCCCAAAAGCAATGAAGCAACTCGCTCGACTTTTCCCTAACAAAGTGATGGTACAACTGCCTCAG GATGAAACTCTACTTTCGGACTGGAAGCAGCAGTTGGAGTGTGATATTGAAACTTTGAAAGCTCAGTCTAATATTGTCAGCATTCACTCA GTTCTAAACCGAATTGGCTTGGATTGTCCTGAACTTGAAACTTTGTTTATTAAAGATCAAGCCCTTACTACTGAAA GTGTTGAGAAAATAATTGGATGGGCTCTAAGTAACCACTTTATGCATCATACTGAAGCGTCAGTCAAAGATGCTAAACTTGTGATTTCTGCTGAAAG CATTAAGTATGGGCTGAACATTCTGCAGAGCATTCAAAATGAAAGcaaaaacttgaagaaatcaCTCAAG GATGTGGTAACTGAGAATGAATTTGAGAAGAAACTTCTTGCTGATGTTATTCCACCAAGTGACATTGGGGTTACTTTTGACAATATTGGGGCTTTAGAAAATGTAAAGGATACCTTGAAGGAATTGGTGATGCTTCCTCTTCAGAGGCCTGAATTATTTTGTAGAGGGCAGCTGACTAAG CCTTGCAAGGGAATATTGCTCTTTGGGCCTCCTGGTACTGGGAAAACAATGCTTGCAAAGGCTGTTGCCACTGAGGCCGGTgcaaattttatcaatatatcGATGTCGAGCATTACTTCAAAG TGGTTTGGTGAAGGGGAGAAGTATGTGAAAGCAGTTTTTTCTTTAGCTAGTAAAATTGCTCCTAGTGTTGTCTTTGTTGATGAG GTTGATAGCATGCTAGGAAGAAGGGAAAATCCAGGAGAGCATGAGGCTATgcgtaaaatgaaaaatgagtttATGGTGAATTGGGATGGTCTGCGAACAAAGGATAAGGAGCGAGTGCTGGTACTTGCTGCTACCAATAGGCCTTTTGACCTTGATGAGGCTGTTATTAGGAGGCTTCCCCGGAG ATTGATGGTCAATCTGCCAGATGCAccaaatagagaaaaaattgtgAGAGTTATTTTAGCCAAAGAAGAGTTGTCGCCTGATGTTGATTTGGAAGCAATTGCAAATATGACCGATGGCTATTCTGGGAGTGACCTAAAG AATCTTTGTGTGACTGCGGCACATTGTCCGATTAGAGAAATtttggagaaggaaaagaag
- the LOC121259565 gene encoding uncharacterized protein LOC121259565 isoform X1 codes for MVETRRSSSSSKRALSSPPPTTAKRSKVSEASSSTNDARSAPSVENLGPVKESGSETEDPELQSPDLLNTGSPKPADACDADKCAGFVVEGEALVSSLSLGGAAMDADKSKAAGTALRSKKRPTKLTKSSSKAAWGKLLSQCSQNPHLSLCGTTFTVGQGPQCDLCIDDESISAKLCRFKYIEREGSSVTLLEITGGKGLVQVNGKTYRKNSSVILSGGDELVFGTFGKHAYIFQQLTSDNLAAPVSILEAHSAPIKGIHIEARSGDPSAVAGASILASLSNLPKELTLLQEPAKTGEDVEQNTEISTLPSGCGGSDDHTPDIDLKDIANDNDLAGISSREKTVVPSPDAVNENPNLANLGLDPFLVSDVGKVPAANYELRPLLRMLAGASSDFGLSSSISKRLDEQREMREILKDFDPPSNLISRRQAYKDRLQLGIFSSDNIEVSFDSFPYYLSDTTKDVLIASTHVHLKCNKFVKYSSDLPTVSPRILLSGPAGSEIYQETLVKALAKHFGARLLVVDSLMLPGGPPPKDSDSVKEALRPDRASIFVKRAAQAAGFQYKKPASSVDADITGGSTLSSQAMPKQEASTASSKSTTLKAGDRVKFVGTIPSGVPPLPNCPLSSSLSRGPTAGCRGKVVLAFEENGNSKIGVRFDKSIPDGNNLGGLCEDDHGFFCSANSLQRLDGFGGDDIDKLAINELFEVTSKESKVGPLILFVKDIEKAMVGSSDSYTVLKSKLENLPENVVIIGSHTQMDSRKEKCHPGGLLFTKFGSNQTALLDLAFPDNFGRLHDRSKEIPKAMKQLARLFPNKVMVQLPQDETLLSDWKQQLECDIETLKAQSNIVSIHSVLNRIGLDCPELETLFIKDQALTTESVEKIIGWALSNHFMHHTEASVKDAKLVISAESIKYGLNILQSIQNESKNLKKSLKDVVTENEFEKKLLADVIPPSDIGVTFDNIGALENVKDTLKELVMLPLQRPELFCRGQLTKPCKGILLFGPPGTGKTMLAKAVATEAGANFINISMSSITSKWFGEGEKYVKAVFSLASKIAPSVVFVDEVDSMLGRRENPGEHEAMRKMKNEFMVNWDGLRTKDKERVLVLAATNRPFDLDEAVIRRLPRRLMVNLPDAPNREKIVRVILAKEELSPDVDLEAIANMTDGYSGSDLKNLCVTAAHCPIREILEKEKKEKNAALAENRPLPALHSSADVRSLKMEDFKYAHEQVCASVSSESTNMNELLQWNDLYGEGGSRKKRSLSYFM; via the exons ATGGTTGAAACCAGACGCAGCTCCTCCTCTTCCAAACGTGCCCTCTCCTCCCCTCCTCCCACCACCGCCAAACGATCCAAG GTATCCGAGGCGTCCTCGTCAACCAATGATGCTCGGAGCGCTCCGTCGGTGGAGAATTTAGGTCCAGTTAAGGAATCCGGGTCTGAAACTGAAGACCCGGAGCTGCAATCCCCTGATCTGCTGAACACCGGTTCGCCAAAGCCCGCTGATGCCTGCGATGCGGATAAATGTGCTGGTTTCGTTGTCGAAGGCGAGGCCTTGGTGTCGTCGCTGTCTTTGG GTGGAGCTGCCATGGATGCTGATAAATCAAAGGCGGCCGGCACTGCACTACGTTCGAAGAAGCGTCCTACAAAGCTGACCAAATCGAGTTCTAAAGCCGCTTGGGGAAAGCTTCTTTCCCAGTGCTCTCAG AACCCTCACCTGTCATTATGTGGTACTACCTTCACAGTTGGTCAAGGTCCTCAATGCGATTTGTGTATTGATGATGAATCCATTAGTGCTAAATTGTGTAGATTCAAGTACATAGAG CGTGAAGGGTCATCTGTTACATTACTGGAAATCACTGGGGGAAAAGGTCTCGTGCAAGTAAATGGCAAGACCTATAGAAAGAATTCTAGTGTAATTCTAAGCGGAGGTGATGAGTTGGTCTTCGGTACTTTTGGGAAGCATGCATAT ATTTTTCAGCAGCTCACCAGCGATAATTTAGCTGCTCCTGTAAGTATATTAGAAGCACATAGTGCTCCAATAAAGGGGATTCATATCGAGGCAAGATCTGGGGACCCCTCAGCTGTTGCTGGAGCATCAATTTTAGCTTCTTTGTCTAATTTGCCAAAGGAGCTAACCTTACTTCAGGAACCTGCTAAGACTGGTGAGGATGTGGAACAGAATACTGAGATATCCACGCTACCTTCTGGATGTGGAGGGTCAGATGATCATACTCCAGACATTGACTTGAAGGATATTGCTAATGATAATGATCTTGCCGGTATTTCTTCAAGAGAGAAAACTGTTGTTCCATCACCTGATGCTGTCAATGAGAACCCTAATCTTGCTAATCTTGGATTGGATCCTTTTTTGGTCTCTGATGTTGGAAAAGTCCCTGCAGCAAACTATGAATTAAGGCCACTATTGCGGATGCTTGCTGGTGCATCTTCAGATTTTGGTTTAAGCAGCAGCATCTCTAAAAGACTTGATGAGCAgagggaaatgagagaaatcCTTAAGGATTTTGATCCTCCATCAAATTTGATAAGTAGGAGGCAAGCATATAAGGATAGATTACAACTAGGAATTTTCAGTTCTGACAATATTGAAGTCTCATTTGACAGTTTTCCATATTACTTGAG TGACACTACCAAGGATGTTTTGATTGCTTCAACGCATGTTCATTTGAAGTGTAATAAATTTGTGAAGTATTCCTCAGACCTACCTACTGTGTCCCCACGTATATTACTCTCTGGTCCTGCAG GTTCAGAGATATATCAGGAGACTTTGGTAAAGGCGCTTGCCAAACATTTTGGCGCTAGACTGCTAGTTGTTGATTCTCTTATGTTGCCTGGT GGACCACCACCAAAAGATTCTGATTCTGTGAAAGAAGCTTTGAGGCCTGACCGAGCATCAATTTTTGTTAAACGAGCTGCGCAGGCTGCTGGGTTTCAGTATAAGAAACCAGCTTCTAGCGTTGATGCTGATATTACAGGTGGATCCACATTAAGTTCTCAGGCTATGCCGAAGCAGGAGGCATCCACTGCATCATCAAAAAGCACTACACTCAAAGCAG GTGATAGAGTAAAATTTGTCGGTACAATACCTTCTGGAGTTCCTCCACTGCCTAATTGTCCGCTAAG tTCATCCCTAAGCAGGGGACCAACAGCTGGTTGTCGTGGCAAAGTTGTTCttgcttttgaagaaaatggTAATTCAAAAATTGGGGTTAGATTTGATAAATCAATTCCAGATGGCAACAATCTCGGTGGCCTTTGTGAAGATGACCATGGTTTCTTTTGTTCGG CCAATAGTTTACAACGCTTAGATGGTTTTGGAGGTGATGATATTGACAAGCTTGCTATTAATGAGCTCTTTGAG GTCACTTCTAAAGAAAGTAAAGTTGGTCCATTAATATTGTTCGTCAAAGACATAGAAAAGGCTATGGTGGGTAGCTCGGATTCATATACGGTCTTAAAGAGTAAGCTCGAAAATTTACCAGAGAATGTTGTTATAATTGGCTCCCATACCCAGATGGACAGTCGTAAGGAGAAG TGCCATCCTGGTGGGCTTCTGTTCACTAAGTTTGGAAGCAACCAGACAGCTTTGCTTGATCTTGCTTTTCCG GATAATTTTGGTAGATTGCATGATAGGAGTAAAGAAATCCCAAAAGCAATGAAGCAACTCGCTCGACTTTTCCCTAACAAAGTGATGGTACAACTGCCTCAG GATGAAACTCTACTTTCGGACTGGAAGCAGCAGTTGGAGTGTGATATTGAAACTTTGAAAGCTCAGTCTAATATTGTCAGCATTCACTCA GTTCTAAACCGAATTGGCTTGGATTGTCCTGAACTTGAAACTTTGTTTATTAAAGATCAAGCCCTTACTACTGAAA GTGTTGAGAAAATAATTGGATGGGCTCTAAGTAACCACTTTATGCATCATACTGAAGCGTCAGTCAAAGATGCTAAACTTGTGATTTCTGCTGAAAG CATTAAGTATGGGCTGAACATTCTGCAGAGCATTCAAAATGAAAGcaaaaacttgaagaaatcaCTCAAG GATGTGGTAACTGAGAATGAATTTGAGAAGAAACTTCTTGCTGATGTTATTCCACCAAGTGACATTGGGGTTACTTTTGACAATATTGGGGCTTTAGAAAATGTAAAGGATACCTTGAAGGAATTGGTGATGCTTCCTCTTCAGAGGCCTGAATTATTTTGTAGAGGGCAGCTGACTAAG CCTTGCAAGGGAATATTGCTCTTTGGGCCTCCTGGTACTGGGAAAACAATGCTTGCAAAGGCTGTTGCCACTGAGGCCGGTgcaaattttatcaatatatcGATGTCGAGCATTACTTCAAAG TGGTTTGGTGAAGGGGAGAAGTATGTGAAAGCAGTTTTTTCTTTAGCTAGTAAAATTGCTCCTAGTGTTGTCTTTGTTGATGAG GTTGATAGCATGCTAGGAAGAAGGGAAAATCCAGGAGAGCATGAGGCTATgcgtaaaatgaaaaatgagtttATGGTGAATTGGGATGGTCTGCGAACAAAGGATAAGGAGCGAGTGCTGGTACTTGCTGCTACCAATAGGCCTTTTGACCTTGATGAGGCTGTTATTAGGAGGCTTCCCCGGAG ATTGATGGTCAATCTGCCAGATGCAccaaatagagaaaaaattgtgAGAGTTATTTTAGCCAAAGAAGAGTTGTCGCCTGATGTTGATTTGGAAGCAATTGCAAATATGACCGATGGCTATTCTGGGAGTGACCTAAAG AATCTTTGTGTGACTGCGGCACATTGTCCGATTAGAGAAATtttggagaaggaaaagaag